A DNA window from Plasmodium brasilianum strain Bolivian I chromosome 12, whole genome shotgun sequence contains the following coding sequences:
- a CDS encoding copper transporter gives MHKYIWKILFIFFVINSLYIRAEKDDDNKNKGDDPCLHNIAMCSNKKLSKNKLSFIYDIWKNYETYKDIITNHQNKEMNKTFQLQDEAEDIKLMNHSLSMPMSFQFSTHTIILFKFWETLTATSYFVSLIICFIFGIISVILKVFRLNVERSLPKTTDTSVLKSKVLFKNNTIRMILSFIIYAWDYLLMLIVMTFNVGLFLSVVLGLSFGYFLFGNNFITCNNKTSASDMNVHKEFYGDPACCGC, from the exons atgcataaatatatatggaaaatactttttatatttttcgttataaattctttatatataagagCTGAAAAAGATGATGACAACAAAAATAAGGGTGATGATCCATGTTTACACAACATAGCAATGTgttctaataaaaaattaagcaaaaataaattatcctttatatatgatatctGGAAAAATTATGAGACTTATAAGGATATAATTACTAATCatcaaaataaagaaatgaataaaaCTTTCCAACTACAGGATGAAGCCGAAGATATTAAGTTGATGAATCATAGTTTATCAATGCCTATGTCTTTTCAGTTTTCAACCCATaccataattttatttaaattttggGAAACCTTAACA GCAACATCATATTTTGTCTCtcttataatttgttttatattcgGAATAATCTCAGTTATATTAAAAGTGTTTAGGTTGAATGTGGAAAGATCGTTGCCGAAAACAACAGATACAAGTGTTTTAAAAAGCaaagttttatttaaaaataatacaattagaatgattttatcttttatcatatatgcatgggattatttattaatgttaaTTGTAATGACATTTAACGTtggattatttttatcagtTGTTTTGGGTTTATCCTTtggttattttttatttggcaataatttcataacatgtaataataaaacttcAGCAAGTGACATGAATGTTCATAAAGAATTTTATGGAGATCCAGCTTGTTGTGGATGttag